Proteins from one Carassius auratus strain Wakin unplaced genomic scaffold, ASM336829v1 scaf_tig00040743, whole genome shotgun sequence genomic window:
- the LOC113084857 gene encoding DNA endonuclease RBBP8, with protein MSAPDLSPASSTSADSREKLQDLLNAVREIHDSALQELQAKITKLKKERCLDAQRLGEFHSKNQQLREQQKILQEKIRQLEDRVRSGPCDHCTVIEKEIKKTKTEFEDTNQKNLSVISELEAERKTLKDENRKLSLELERLRKSGSPQNVSSEAEEGMIPDSPHRPLSLPVASKMKRRKEQNHVRYAETPLSLSYPEPRREGPSVPFSCNGRGVLVAETCEMDVTCIAEPQTKKHFRTVVPETCWMDVCPEQFDDKDDGDLHTERNQQPESHDCTNIVTAVQNDESPSVLHCHPSGSRQQQPLADDFPHTPLNSSTRVPVKGKRKHTDGRKREISDSSLDDPDETEIKGMMLASTPTNNRIQNKNQETTDSKKRKCLDQHTPRKSSVQNQNISFPYDQSWSVDPGADLDQYDTESSPHPETRADIETMDTDCTFVSHSLLLRGQKRMGQSQSTGIGQKANDSLADIFDKTGYGEYESCPQEESFDPKRDGTYEEEREEDDDEEEQVAADEFRRPADPKRVTSNNDRSSRDKSFACVDVVRKKDERRKLKGHYCKECENYYADLPEEERQKKLSSCSRHRYRYIPPSTPENFWEVGFPSTQTCVERGYIKEDDQPDVRIRRRRPYLAMFSPKAKSQKHQH; from the exons ATGAGTGCTCCAGATCTGAGCCCTGCTTCCAGCACATCTGCAGACTCCAGAGAGAAGCTCCAGGATCTTCTGAATGCCGTGAGAGAGATCCACGACTCCGCTCTGCAAG AATTGCAGGCAAAAATAACCAAACTGAAGAAAGAGCGCTGTCT AGATGCTCAGAGACTGGGTGAATTTCACAGCAAGAACCAGCAGTTGCGAGAACAACAGAAGATCCTGCAGGAGAAGATCAGACAGCTAGAGGACAG GGTGCGTTCTGGACCATGTGACCATTGCACTGTGATCGAGAAGGAGATTAAAAAGACCAAAACTGAGTTTGAAGATACCAATCAGAAAAATCTGTCTGTTATCTCTGAACTTG AGGCAGAGAGGAAGACTCTGAAAGATGAAAACAGGAAACTGAGTCTTGAGCTGGAGCGACTTAGAAAGTCAGG TTCTCCGCAGAATGTGTCTTCTGAGGCCGAGGAGGGGATGATCCCAGACTCTCCTCACCGTCCGTTGTCCTTACCTGTTGCCAGCAAGATGAAACGACGGAAAGAGCAGAACCACGTCCGCTACGCTGAGACACCACTATCACTCTCATACCCTG aACCCAGGAGAGAAGGGCCGTCTGTGCCCTTCAGCTGTAATGGCAGAGGTGTGTTGGTAGCTGAGACATGTGAAATGGACGTCACTTGTATTGCAG agcCTCAAACTAAGAAACATTTCAGGACTGTGGTTCCTGAGACCTGCTGGATGGACGTCTGTCCAGAACAG TTTGATGATAAAGATGATGGTGATCTACACACTGAACGGAACCAACAACCCGAGTCACACGACTGCACAAACAT agtCACTGCGGTCCAGAATGACGAATCGCCGTCCGTGTTGCATTGCCATCCGTCGGGGTCTCGACAGCAGCAGCCGCTTGCAGACGACTTTCCCCACACACCTTTAAACTCCAGCACACGTGTGCCAGTTAAAGGGAAGAGAAAACATACGGATGGCAGGAAAAGAGAGATTTCTGATTCCAGCCTAGATGATCCAGATGAAACCGAAATCAAGGGGATGATGTTGGCTTCCACTCCAACTAACAATCGTATACAGAACAAGAATCAGGAAACAACG GATTCAAAGAAGAGGAAATGTTTAGACCAGCACACGCCTCGCAAAAGTTCTGTTCAGAACCAAAACATTTCTTTTCCATACG ATCAGAGCTGGAGTGTTGATCCTGGAGCTGATCTGGATCAGTATGATACTGAGAGCTCTCCTCACCCAGAG ACCAGAGCAGACATAGAAACGATGGACACTGATTGCACATTTGTGAGTCACAGTCTCCTTCTGAGAGGCCAGAAGAGGATGGGACAATCCCAAAGCACTG GAATCGGGCAGAAGGCAAATGACAGTCTTGCTGACATCTTCGATAAGACAGGATATGGAGAATATGAGTCGTGTCCACAGGAAGAGAGTTTTGATCCGAAACGAGACGGTACAtatgaggaggagagagaggaagatgatgacgAGGAAGAACAAGTGGCAGcag ATGAATTCCGCCGGCCTGCAGACCCCAAACGAGTGACGTCCAACAATGATAGGTCCAGCAG GGATAAGTCTTTTGCTTGTGTGGATGTTGTGCGTAAGAAAGACGAAAGGAGAAAACTGAAAGGCCACTATTGTAAAGAGTGTGAAAAT TACTATGCAGACCTTCCAGaggaagaaagacagaaaaaactGTCTTCCTGTTCACGTCATCGCTACCGCTACATCCCACCCTCCACTCCAGAGAACTTCTGGGAAGTGGGTTTCCCATCAACACAGACCTGTGTGGAAAGAG GCTACATCAAAGAGGACGACCAGCCAGACGTGCGGATACGCAGGAGACGGCCGTACCTCGCCATGTTCTCACCGAAAGCCAAGTCACAAAAACATCAGCACTGA